From Electrophorus electricus isolate fEleEle1 chromosome 8, fEleEle1.pri, whole genome shotgun sequence, the proteins below share one genomic window:
- the clec3bb gene encoding LOW QUALITY PROTEIN: tetranectin (The sequence of the model RefSeq protein was modified relative to this genomic sequence to represent the inferred CDS: inserted 2 bases in 1 codon; substituted 2 bases at 2 genomic stop codons) translates to MDEKEEKENYNNVKGNTAIENTQKQINNIVAEMNLLKENQALQTVCLRGKKXNRCLADLVKNYHTASEDGTLTMPLSDTENQHLTEYVWESMGPDAQIXLGVNDMQAEDVWVDPTGSTVCFKNWDTSVHSSQPDGGISEKCAIVSSTYGGKXMDENCRMERASICEFNIV, encoded by the exons ATGGAtgagaaggaagagaaagaaaactacAACA atgtcAAGGGAAACACTGCCATAGAGAACACTCAGAAGCAGATCAATAATATTGTAGCAGAGATGAACCTGCTGAAGGAGAATCAGGCTCTACAGACAG TTTGcctgagagggaaaaa gaaccGTTGTCTTGCTGACTTGGTGAAGAACTACCACACAGCCAGCGAGGACGGCACACTCACAATGCCCCTCAGCGACACTGAGAACCAGCACCTCACTGAGTATGTCTGGGAGAGCATGGGCCCTGATGCCCAGATCTGACTGGGTGTTAATGACATGCAAGCAGAAGATGTCTGGGTTGATCCGACTGGGTCCACCGTATGCTTCAAGAACTGGGACACCTCGGTGCATTCTTCACAACCTGACGGAGGAATCTCCGAAAAGTGTGCGATCGTCTCCAGCACGTATGGAGGTAAATAGATGGACGAGAACTGTCGCATGGAGAGAGCATCTATCTGCGAGTTCAATATAGTCTGA
- the cdcp1b gene encoding CUB domain-containing protein 1, whose protein sequence is MSCFGLVLSCLGSWLGPDAAAPVTAPCSSSASGAGTAGAAATRGVRDISGQESPEPGTRVIIRRSSEESNCTVCVGEDPACSKTKILSDPQNMTVEFTCPSPQDIFTVEVNRDLDCSKSCAYDTIHPESSILPDFKQIFTWDLKVSPAKAFQLDFPASGMKQIQSLEQCLDKHTYTILMYSRAGTVPIGTFCRTGTITRMQVLWKGRVSLEVPRDTVLIPSDFKYSEAVVSSSAGSISAVVDVVLARGVSNTDFFSPSNIPSDYVMKWNFVVPPMHNFTVNFVKYTEPECQSKMARVTYQQDNNPPIDKSLRDNQVTNYQGNFSLSLTNCDVKKGKVPGLFLNFRVSVFRSGIPYLCTVDLQNDEALSLQLEHTTLDSFCELSVDSVVQKTIIVPPGSKAILSFLDCRSDELLLTAKKTIECQNLSLCSLAEILLSVPALDSCLPTPLQEVTWVLQMPQDGAVELRAPQGSLNQLGPGQDCVTPMSVLVSEADGSRIGCFSSLAGKGYIDKVQISSNVTVTAVAGAQGLNYKHGPFLSMSFSPEITDNLIYTIFLSPLGLSTVLLMTPNWPGTMKSESTLSWIVNIPEEYRAELSFLNVSQPRCREGHTEMIIKEMGSEIEQSFREDNAFDHKVDMSGSFYLNMSNCEPGYGHFAILSQLSLQKKSKKLLSIILGVIGALLAVSLIILIVVCVVIRKKKHQLANRSSICIPKGIASLPGDASFPKIRANNESHVYDYIDETMVYGHLLEDERLREGGGQFNGHQVDTYRMFTGTVDTMAVNSEPDGCQGPETDSYHPFLGPSETFMPPRPHSPLCPLNSMGFEDRRMVDNELYTFKNQGDLNTINLFNDDRLPPPDVEYDEAF, encoded by the exons ATGTCTTGCTTTGGCCTCGTCCTGAGTTGCCTCGGCTCTTGGCTCGGTCCCGATGCTGCAGCTCCTGTCACAGCCCCTTGTTCCTCTTCGGCCAGTGGGGCGGGCACTGCAGGGGCTGCTGCTACCAGGGGAGTGCGGGACATTAGTGGGCAGGAGTCG CCTGAGCCAGGCACCAGGGTTATCATCAGGAGGAGTTCAGAAGAATCTAACTGTActgtctgtgtgggtgaggATCCTGCCTGTAGCAAAACAAAGATCCTCAGTGACCCTCAGAACATGACAGTGGAGTTTACCTGTCCCAGTCCTCAGGACATCTTCACTGTTGAGGTCAATAGGGACCTTG ATTGCTCAAAGTCATGCGCATATGATACCATACATCCCGAGAGCTCCATCTTACCAGATTTCAAACAGATCTTTACATGGGACCTGAAAGTGTCGCCTGCCAAGGCCTTCCAACTAGACTTCCCAGCATCAGGAATGAAGCAGATCCAGTCATTGGAACAGTGTCTCGATAAGCACACGTACACCATCTTAATGTACTCGAGAGCAGGGACGGTGCCCATAGGTACATTCTGTCGAACTGGAACTATTACTCGTATGCAGGTCCTTTGGAAAGGTCGCGTCTCTCTGGAGGTTCCCAGAGACACAGTCTTAATCCCGTCTGACTTCAAATACTCAGAAGCTGTTG TGTCATCTTCCGCAGGTTCTATCTCAGCAGTAGTGGATGTCGTGCTGGCTCGTGGGGTGTCGAACACAGACTTCTTCAGTCCTAGCAACATCCCAAGCGATTATGTGATGAAGTGGAATTTTGTGGTACCGCCAATGCACAACTTCACTGTTAATTTTGTGAAGTATACTGAGCCCGAATGCCAAAGCAAAATGGCAAGAGTGACATACCAGCAGGACAACAATCCTCCCATTGACAAGTCTCTCAGAGATAACCAAGTGACCAATTATCAAGGAAACTTCAGTCTGTCTCTAACCAACTGTGATGTAAAGAAGGGTAAAGTCCCTGGCCTCTTCCTTAACTTCAGGGTTTCTGTGTTCAGGAGTGGAATTCCAT ATCTTTGCACAGTAGATCTCCAGAATGATGAAGCACTGAGTCTCCAACTAGAGCACACAACCCTTGACTCTTTCTGTGAACTGAGCGTAGACTCAGTGGTGCAAAAGACCATCATTGTTCCCCCAGGCTCCAAGGCCATTTTGTCTTTCCTTGATTGCCGTAGTGATGAGCTACTTCTTACTGCCAAGAAGACTATCG AGTGCCAGAATTTGTCATTATGTTCATTGGCTGAGATCCTCCTTTCGGTTCCCGCGCTGGACTCGTGTCTGCCCACACCTCTCCAGGAAGTCACCTGGGTTCTGCAGATGCCTCAGGATGGTGCAGTGGAGCTGAGAGCCCCTCAGGGCAGTCTAAATCAGTTAGGCCCGGGGCAGGACTGCGTCACCCCCATGTCTGTGCTGGTCTCAGAAGCTGATGGTTCCAGGATTGGCTGTTTCAGCTCTCTTGCCGGCAAAGGCTATATTGACAAAGTGCAGATCAGCTCCAACGTTACGGTCACTGCAGTGGCAGGGGCTCAGGGTCTGAACTATAAGCATGGCCCTTTCCTCAGTATGTCCTTCAGTCCAGAGATCACAG ATAATTTGATCTACACCATCTTTCTCTCACCACTTGGTCTTTCCACGGTTCTCCTCATGACACCCAACTGGCCAGGAACAATGAAGTCGGAATCCACCTTATCATGGATTGTAAATATTCCAGAGGAATACAGGGCTGAATTGTCCTTTCTCAATGTCAGCCAGCCTAGGTGTCGTGAAGGCCACACAGAAATGATCATTAAGGAGATGGGCTCAGAGATTGAGCAAAGCTTTAGGGAGGACAATGCATTTGACCACAAAGTTGACATGTCGGGGAGTTTCTACCTCAACATGTCCAATTGTGAACCTGGTTATGGCCATTTTGCTATTTTAAGCCAGCTCTCTCTGCAGAAGAAAAGCA AGAAACTGCTGAGTATCATTTTGGGTGTAATTGGAGCACTGCTTGCAGTCTCGCTTATCATTCTTATTGTAGTCTGTGTAGTCATCAG GAAAAAGAAGCATCAGCTGGCCAACAGGTCTTCCATCTGCATTCCCAAAGGAATCGCCTCCCTCCCTGGTGATGCCAGCTTCCCAAAAATCCGAGCAAACAACGAGTCTCATGTATATGACTATATTGATGAAACTATGGTCTATGGTCATCTTTTGGAAGACGAGAGACTCCGGGAAGGAGGTGGTCAATTCAATGGTCATCAGGTGGACACATACCGTATGTTCACTGGCACTGTGGACACGATGGCAGTAAATTCTGAGCCTGACGGATGCCAGGGACCTGAGACGGACAGTTACCATCCTTTCCTGGGCCCGTCTGAAACCTTTATGCCCCCCAGACCTCACAGTCCACTGTGCCCTTTGAACAGCATGGGATTCGAGGACCGTAGGATGGTGGATAATGAACTGTATACATTCAAGAACCAGGGTGACCTGAACACAATTAATCTGTTCAATGACGACAGATTACCTCCACCAGATGTGGAATATGATGAGGCCTTTTAG